Proteins from one Thermococcus bergensis genomic window:
- a CDS encoding carbohydrate ABC transporter permease, with protein MNQETKFMLKRLAFYAFIFTVVAWIVIPIIISTLYGFALPKDYYDPKKVIPTSFTIKYVKTLLFTLGALDGIKNSVIVALITIAISFALGIPAGYAVAKFIFPGKDTIKLSIVALRMFPIPVMAIPLVILYIKLNLIDTLLGVALAHTAMALPFVVLITSSIFAGVSTELEEAGMVFGLTRLGSFFRITLPLALPGLAAAAMFTFVMSWNEAFVASILTLSHRTLPAQILSIMAGASGGAAPDYYKFAAAFIMILPAITFIFFARKYLVTMWGITLK; from the coding sequence ATGAACCAAGAAACAAAGTTCATGCTAAAAAGGCTAGCCTTCTATGCGTTTATTTTTACTGTAGTTGCTTGGATAGTAATCCCGATAATAATCTCAACGCTTTATGGCTTTGCTCTTCCAAAAGACTATTACGATCCGAAGAAGGTCATCCCAACAAGCTTCACAATAAAATACGTCAAAACCCTTCTCTTCACGCTCGGAGCATTAGATGGAATTAAGAACAGCGTTATTGTTGCACTTATCACAATAGCAATAAGTTTTGCCCTTGGAATTCCTGCTGGTTATGCAGTTGCAAAGTTTATTTTCCCTGGAAAGGACACCATAAAACTATCAATAGTAGCCCTTAGAATGTTCCCAATACCTGTGATGGCAATTCCCCTCGTAATCCTTTACATAAAGCTCAACCTCATTGATACTCTACTGGGAGTTGCACTTGCCCACACAGCAATGGCACTTCCCTTTGTAGTCTTAATAACCTCAAGCATCTTTGCAGGTGTTTCAACCGAGCTTGAGGAAGCAGGCATGGTGTTTGGACTCACGAGGTTAGGTTCGTTCTTCAGAATTACCCTGCCCCTAGCATTACCCGGCTTAGCTGCTGCGGCTATGTTTACCTTCGTCATGTCATGGAACGAAGCTTTTGTAGCGTCAATTTTAACCCTATCCCACAGAACTTTACCGGCTCAAATTTTGTCAATAATGGCCGGAGCGAGTGGAGGAGCAGCACCCGATTACTACAAGTTTGCAGCAGCATTCATCATGATACTTCCTGCTATAACGTTCATATTCTTTGCTAGGAAGTATTTGGTAACAATGTGGGGTATAACACTGAAATGA
- a CDS encoding ABC transporter ATP-binding protein, which yields MVEVRLENLKKYFDKGRVKAVDGVNLTIKDGEFLVLLGPSGCGKTTTLRMIAGLETPTGGKIWFGERDVTYLPPKDRNISMVFQSYAVWPHMTVYDNIAFPLKIKKYPKDEIDKRVKWAAELLQIEELLDRYPAQLSGGQRQRVAVARAIVVEPDVLLMDEPLSNLDAKLRVTMRAEIKKLQTKLKVTTIYVTHDQVEAMTMGDRIAVMNKGKLLQVGPPTEVYLKPNSIFVATFIGAPEMNLLEVSVKEKDDSIILEGEGFEIPLSRDFKELLERYIDKTVVFGIRPEHMTIEGISSLEHVKRSTTIEGTVDFIEALGTDTIVHANIGSGQIIKVKLPGHIPLEVGSKVKIVIDLDNIHVFDKDTEKAII from the coding sequence ATGGTGGAAGTCAGGCTTGAAAACCTCAAGAAGTATTTTGATAAAGGAAGGGTAAAGGCCGTTGATGGGGTAAATCTCACTATAAAAGACGGAGAATTCCTTGTACTCCTCGGACCGAGCGGTTGTGGTAAGACCACAACGCTTAGAATGATAGCAGGCTTAGAAACGCCAACAGGCGGAAAGATATGGTTTGGGGAGAGAGATGTAACTTACCTTCCTCCCAAAGACAGAAACATATCAATGGTTTTCCAGAGCTATGCTGTATGGCCTCACATGACAGTTTATGATAACATAGCGTTTCCATTGAAAATTAAAAAGTACCCAAAGGACGAGATAGATAAAAGGGTTAAATGGGCCGCGGAGCTGCTTCAAATAGAGGAGCTCCTTGACAGATATCCCGCTCAACTCAGTGGTGGTCAGAGACAGAGAGTGGCCGTTGCAAGGGCAATAGTGGTCGAACCGGATGTTCTGCTTATGGATGAACCGCTCTCCAACCTCGATGCTAAGCTCAGAGTTACAATGAGGGCGGAAATCAAGAAGCTCCAAACGAAGTTAAAGGTCACCACAATATACGTTACCCATGATCAAGTTGAGGCCATGACAATGGGAGATAGGATAGCGGTAATGAACAAAGGGAAGCTCCTTCAAGTCGGGCCTCCAACGGAGGTTTATTTGAAGCCCAACTCGATATTCGTTGCAACGTTCATAGGCGCTCCGGAGATGAACTTACTTGAGGTGAGTGTTAAAGAGAAAGATGACTCCATTATCCTAGAGGGAGAAGGGTTTGAGATTCCACTTTCAAGGGACTTTAAAGAGCTCCTAGAGAGGTATATCGACAAAACAGTTGTCTTCGGTATAAGACCTGAACACATGACTATAGAAGGTATCTCATCTCTAGAGCACGTGAAGAGAAGCACAACAATAGAGGGAACAGTAGATTTTATTGAGGCTTTGGGAACAGACACGATCGTCCATGCCAATATAGGAAGCGGCCAAATCATAAAGGTAAAGCTCCCAGGCCACATACCCCTTGAGGTCGGGAGTAAGGTTAAAATAGTTATTGACCTAGATAACATCCACGTATTTGACAAGGACACTGAAAAAGCCATAATATGA
- a CDS encoding ABC transporter substrate-binding protein produces the protein MSRKVHLVGVLVLVLLGAIVSGCIGGEQTTTQTTATEEVTITWLSTQLNPPEERAFVQEQLLKEFSDQTGIDVNFIPISYADLATRLEAEEKTGKVTIDLIADLHGGLDFFASKGWLEDLSGRKLEGRTFISTFEKYATINGKKVYIPWMSATYVMVVNKKAFDYLPAGLTQEDVMKGTEKWTYDALLEWAKNLKDATGQPQLGFPAGPKGLLHRFLHGYIYPSFTGYQAKNFDSPEAVEMWKYLRELWQYVNPASTTWDAMGEPLLRGEVMIAWDHTARIKNAIETNPDQFAVVPVPRGPKGRGFILVVAGLAIPKNAPHPDEAWKLIDYLTKPETQVKILENVGFFPTVQEATGAIPSGPLKVIAEGVTAQSATPDAVVAMIPNLGEKGGQFTDAYRTAFQRIVLKGEDPEAVVKELGPQVKQLFQEMGQEIP, from the coding sequence ATGAGCCGAAAAGTACATTTGGTAGGAGTTTTGGTTTTGGTTCTTTTAGGAGCAATAGTGAGTGGTTGCATTGGGGGAGAACAAACCACAACACAAACAACCGCCACAGAAGAAGTCACAATAACGTGGCTTTCAACACAGTTAAACCCCCCAGAGGAGAGAGCTTTTGTACAAGAGCAATTACTTAAGGAGTTTAGTGACCAAACAGGTATTGATGTAAACTTTATACCTATCAGTTATGCCGATTTGGCCACAAGACTTGAGGCAGAGGAAAAAACTGGCAAGGTAACCATCGATTTGATAGCTGATCTTCACGGTGGATTGGACTTCTTCGCCTCAAAGGGATGGCTTGAAGACCTAAGCGGAAGAAAACTTGAAGGAAGAACCTTCATAAGCACCTTCGAGAAATATGCAACCATAAACGGAAAGAAAGTTTACATCCCATGGATGAGTGCCACCTATGTAATGGTTGTAAATAAGAAAGCGTTCGATTACCTGCCAGCTGGACTTACCCAAGAGGACGTCATGAAAGGGACAGAGAAGTGGACGTACGACGCTCTTCTTGAATGGGCTAAGAACTTGAAAGATGCAACAGGACAACCACAGCTCGGATTCCCAGCTGGACCAAAGGGTCTCTTGCACAGATTCCTCCACGGTTACATCTACCCAAGCTTTACCGGCTACCAGGCTAAAAACTTCGACAGCCCAGAAGCCGTAGAAATGTGGAAGTACCTTAGAGAGCTCTGGCAATATGTCAACCCAGCAAGCACAACATGGGACGCTATGGGTGAGCCGCTCCTTAGGGGAGAAGTTATGATTGCCTGGGATCACACCGCAAGAATAAAGAACGCAATAGAAACCAACCCAGATCAGTTCGCAGTAGTCCCAGTGCCAAGAGGGCCAAAGGGAAGAGGGTTCATCCTCGTAGTTGCAGGATTGGCAATTCCAAAGAATGCTCCTCACCCAGATGAAGCTTGGAAGTTAATAGACTACCTCACAAAGCCAGAAACCCAGGTGAAGATCCTCGAAAACGTTGGATTCTTCCCGACAGTCCAAGAAGCAACTGGTGCAATCCCCTCAGGTCCACTTAAAGTCATCGCAGAAGGTGTCACTGCACAATCAGCAACTCCCGATGCAGTTGTAGCCATGATTCCAAACCTCGGCGAAAAGGGAGGACAGTTCACAGACGCTTACAGAACTGCATTCCAAAGGATCGTCCTTAAAGGCGAAGACCCAGAAGCAGTAGTTAAAGAACTCGGCCCACAAGTAAAGCAGCTCTTCCAAGAGATGGGACAAGAGATTCCATGA
- a CDS encoding carbohydrate ABC transporter permease yields MKVKSSYIPYLLILPAFAYLLFFVGYPLVQALYTAFTQNGQFSLATVRKTFADPYFWEALKYTIALAGVIVPTQVGLALILALAVNRAFKGKDLTIYVLTIPLTISDVAAGLIWYSMLSPSGFLNKLLLKIGLINQPIYFFGYQYRHMEFLAIVLAELWRATSIVFVIILAGLQMISNEYLEAAEVFGADYWTRLRKIVIPLLKPSIQSALIIRTLFAMQIFGIVWILAGRDIPILAGEGFYRLTELKEYDVASIYALVIAGLSLLLGALYIKFMKAEYLEVRR; encoded by the coding sequence ATGAAGGTCAAATCCTCCTACATTCCTTATCTTTTAATTTTACCCGCATTTGCATATCTGCTGTTTTTTGTTGGATATCCCCTTGTTCAAGCCCTCTATACTGCGTTTACCCAAAATGGGCAGTTTTCTCTCGCAACTGTTAGAAAAACATTTGCCGATCCTTATTTTTGGGAGGCTTTAAAATATACCATAGCCCTTGCGGGAGTTATTGTCCCAACCCAAGTTGGGTTAGCCCTTATATTGGCCCTTGCTGTTAATAGGGCGTTTAAAGGAAAGGATCTTACTATTTATGTCCTCACGATCCCGTTAACTATAAGCGATGTAGCTGCGGGTTTGATATGGTATTCCATGCTCTCCCCAAGCGGATTCTTAAATAAGCTTCTTCTCAAGATTGGACTTATCAATCAGCCCATCTACTTTTTTGGGTATCAATATCGTCATATGGAGTTTCTGGCTATTGTTTTAGCCGAGCTCTGGAGGGCAACATCAATAGTTTTTGTCATAATCCTTGCCGGACTTCAGATGATAAGCAATGAGTATCTAGAGGCAGCAGAGGTCTTTGGAGCAGATTACTGGACAAGGCTGAGGAAGATAGTGATTCCCCTCTTAAAGCCAAGCATCCAGAGTGCTTTGATCATCAGGACTCTTTTCGCAATGCAGATATTCGGTATTGTATGGATTTTGGCTGGAAGAGACATCCCAATCCTGGCTGGAGAAGGTTTCTATAGGCTAACAGAGCTCAAAGAATACGACGTGGCATCAATTTACGCTCTAGTAATAGCGGGACTTTCACTGTTGCTTGGAGCACTCTATATTAAGTTCATGAAGGCTGAGTATCTGGAGGTGAGAAGATGA